From one Bdellovibrionota bacterium genomic stretch:
- a CDS encoding septum formation initiator family protein — translation MANMAGKWSRILLRKLEIRFSRRRSLLWTTFLAYISALIFFSIVGDRGLWTSYQLWTRGKQIDREIGQFNRDIGRLAKKIELYRNDLRTIEREARQELQLAGENEIQYIFR, via the coding sequence ATGGCGAACATGGCGGGGAAATGGAGCCGGATCCTCCTTCGGAAACTTGAGATTCGTTTTTCCCGCCGCAGGTCGTTACTTTGGACGACGTTTCTGGCCTATATTTCCGCGCTCATTTTCTTTTCGATCGTCGGAGATCGGGGACTCTGGACCAGCTATCAGCTTTGGACCCGAGGAAAGCAGATTGACCGAGAGATCGGTCAATTCAACCGGGACATCGGCCGGCTCGCCAAAAAGATTGAACTCTATCGGAATGATTTGCGAACGATTGAACGCGAGGCCCGGCAAGAACTGCAGCTTGCTGGGGAGAATGAAATTCAATATATCTTCCGATGA